The following nucleotide sequence is from Populus trichocarpa isolate Nisqually-1 chromosome 11, P.trichocarpa_v4.1, whole genome shotgun sequence.
CGAAGCACCTAGAAATTCAAGGGAGACTGAACACTCCACAAAGGTCTCATGTTCTGCTATAAATTCTTGTTTTCGCCTCAGTTCCACATTGCAAattgaaaaaggaaacaaattactgagaaaaatctttcttttttcctgtgcAACAAATGGCTAATGAAGTAGTTCTACTGGATTTGAAGGCTAGTCCTTTTGCAGCAAGGGTGAGGATAGCTTTGGAAGAGAAGGGAATAGAATATAAATCTCAGGTAGAGGACTTGAGCAACAAGAGCTCTACTCTTCTCAAGATGAACCCAGTTCATCAGCAAATCCCTGTCTTAATCCATAATGGGAAACCCATCTGTGAGTCAATGGTCATAGTTCAATATATTGATGAAGCTTGGAGCCATAAACCTTCATTGTTGCCTTCTGGTCCTTATCGACGTGCACATGCCAGGTTTTGGGCTGACTACATCgacaagaaggtaagttattagtactgatcaaaatttgttttctctgtCTTACtctgtttagttttttaaagtaaacaTTAATGAAGTATTGACATGCAAAGTGGTTTCGTCCAGATTTATCCTATTGGAAGGAATCTATGGGCATCTGAAGGTGAGGTCAAAGAATCATCGAAGAAGGACTTGATTCAGTGCTTTAAgattttggaagaacaactcggCGACAAGCTATATTTTGGGGATGAGAGCTTTGGCTATATAGACTTGGCACTTATTCCGTTCTACAGCTTCTTTTACACCTTTGAGACCCTAGGAAACTTATGCATGGTAGCCGAGTTCCCTAAGCTCGTGGAGTGGGGCGAGAGATGCTTGCAAAAAGAGAGCGTCTCCAAGTCTTTAAGTGGCCAAAATGAGGTTTATGAAGTCATTTTGCAGATCAAACAGAAGCTGGggattgaataaatatataatactgCAAATGGAGAGTGTATCCAAGTCCATTCTATTGTggcattttatgttttcttaactTGTTCTGGGACAGTATTTCGGTTGGTTAGTTCAGCCTGATAATAATAAAGGGTTCTTGGATATTAAACTCGGATCTTCTAAGCAGGGAAACTTATTAATTGCCAGAATGAGCAATCCAATTGCAGATTCAAAAAAATCACCC
It contains:
- the LOC127904017 gene encoding probable glutathione S-transferase parC, whose translation is MANEVVLLDLKASPFAARVRIALEEKGIEYKSQVEDLSNKSSTLLKMNPVHQQIPVLIHNGKPICESMVIVQYIDEAWSHKPSLLPSGPYRRAHARFWADYIDKKIYPIGRNLWASEGEVKESSKKDLIQCFKILEEQLGDKLYFGDESFGYIDLALIPFYSFFYTFETLGNLCMVAEFPKLVEWGERCLQKESVSKSLSGQNEVYEVILQIKQKLGIE